The proteins below are encoded in one region of Papilio machaon chromosome 27, ilPapMach1.1, whole genome shotgun sequence:
- the LOC123722568 gene encoding uncharacterized protein LOC123722568, which translates to MYFIFIFTDNVLPEETKIPDWDIRGMATAQEFDQASVMAPVLPMVPMMFPMIMAPVEPTPNIQEDWVEEGYCLYLCKDNFETFIDKQVQYLKEFIVKSIIDATETSNDGWTPDLTLRGVQNEIQYVVWTRDELSKNWLLKLDFSKFGYFNVIIYTSQDFANERAAIWLPGHPKKRSIPPLKKLIMQNKHLDNVNIQTWKLVREIIIEKGTRLYVDMPPSSSRALEKYNMSLSYELQKVQVFLRAIAIDKDAFDAGLKEISAIGSSNLYQKNAPMPAIDAEAPNVIKLCLDNTPVSVSTARKIKEELILQIYKHIKDGGQSKIDFLKYGYCKPGYFCVIPENTETAKWVKSIRMRKFNNHTITVCDAEKVSVKYITMTCLLPYEQCLTPKKVIEKFKICNGGVRGLKFNLWKNGLVFSTKNNTKMCYRADVDLESVESLIKLNFCLDYSKDRSKNETVHMKCHYKVKNLKDMIKQFKEETTDTTHVINMDISSEEEDVICLD; encoded by the exons atgtatttcattttcatttttacagaCAATGTATTACCCGAAGAAACGAAAA TTCCAGATTGGGATATTAGAGGTATGGCTACGGCGCAAGAGTTTGATCAGGCGTCTGTCATGGCGCCTGTTCTTCCGATGGTTCCCATGATGTTCCCTATGATAATGGCGCCTGTGGAACCAACCCCTAACATCCAAGAGGACTGGGTAGAAGAAGGGTATTGCTTGTATTTGTGTAAGGACAATTTTGAAACTTTCATCGACAAACAAGTGCAATATTTGAAAGAATTCATTGTGAAAAGTATAATAGACGCTACAGAAACCAGTAACGATGGTTGGACGCCAGATTTGACGTTGAGAGGAGTGCAGAACGAAATACAGTACGTGGTGTGGACTCGCGATGAATTGTCTAAGAATTGGTTGTTGAAGCTTGATTTTTCGAAATTCggctattttaatgttataatttatacatcaCAAGATTTCGCAAATGAGCGTGCCGCTATTTGGCTTCCGGGTCATCCGAAAAAAAGAAGTATACCACCCttgaaaaaacttataatGCAGAATAAACATTTAGACAACGTTAATATCCAAACGTGGAAATTAGTTAGAGAGATCATCATCGAGAAAGGGACGAGGTTATACGTTGATATGCCTCCGTCTTCGTCTCGAGCTTTGGAAAAGTATAATATGTCTTTAAGTTACGAACTTCAGAAAGTTCAAGTGTTCCTGAGAGCGATCGCAATCGACAAGGATGCGTTTGACGCCGGTCTGAAAGAGATATCAGCAATAGGTTCTTCAAATCTGTACCAGAAGAATGCTCCGATGCCGGCCATCGATGCAGAAGCACCAAACGTTATTAAACTTTGTCTAGACAATACACCTGTTAGCGTGTCCACCGCTCGGAAAATTAAAGAAGAATTGATATtgcaaatatataaacatattaaggACGGCGGCCAAAGTAAAATAGATTTCCTCAAATACGGATACTGTAAGCCGGGTTACTTTTGCGTTATTCCTGAAAATACGGAAACAGCGAAGTGGGTGAAGAGTATACGTATGCGTAAATTCAATAATCACACGATTACGGTTTGTGACGCCGAAAAGGTAAGcgttaaatatattacgatGACGTGTCTATTGCCGTACGAACAGTGCTTAACTCCGAAAAAGGTAATAGAAAAGTTTAAGATATGCAATGGTGGTGTAAGAGGGCTCAAGTTTAATCTATGGAAGAATGGTCTCGTTTTCTCAAcgaaaaacaatacaaaaatgtgCTATCGCGCTGACGTCGATCTCGAGTCTGTTGAAtcacttataaaattaaatttttgtctcGATTACTCGAAAGATCGTAGTAAAAATGAAACTGTTCATATGAAATGTCactataaagttaaaaatcttaaagacatgataaaacaatttaaagaaGAAACGACGGATACTACGCACGTTATCAATATGGATATATCATCTGAAGAAGAAGATGTAATTTGTCTTGATTAA